A genomic window from Lentibacter algarum includes:
- a CDS encoding TerB family tellurite resistance protein: protein MEFIDRILSRFHKSAPVQAPLPEPDANMALGALMIRVAKADKSYAVEEIAKIDKILAKLFDINPVEAAKMRALCEKLEAKAPHEGKFAKLIHDSLDEDKRLNALRALHAVMHADGIDRPEEETVLQETSLALGFATLPTNLSEGFEKQ, encoded by the coding sequence ATGGAATTTATCGACCGTATTCTCTCCCGCTTTCACAAGTCCGCCCCTGTCCAAGCCCCGCTGCCCGAGCCTGACGCCAATATGGCCCTCGGGGCGCTAATGATCCGTGTGGCAAAGGCAGACAAAAGCTATGCCGTAGAAGAAATTGCAAAGATAGACAAAATTCTTGCCAAACTCTTCGACATCAACCCTGTCGAAGCCGCCAAAATGCGCGCGCTCTGCGAGAAGCTGGAGGCCAAGGCTCCGCACGAGGGCAAATTCGCCAAACTCATTCACGACAGCTTGGACGAGGACAAACGCCTCAATGCGTTACGCGCCCTCCACGCAGTCATGCATGCTGACGGGATAGACCGCCCCGAAGAAGAAACCGTGCTGCAAGAAACAAGTCTCGCACTGGGCTTTGCCACGCTCCCCACGAACCTGTCCGAAGGCTTTGAAAAACAATGA
- a CDS encoding ABC transporter ATP-binding protein, which produces MTKLPPRLDIRNLKRSFEGRVVVDDVSLTIEPGQVTCLLGPSGCGKSTTLRMIAGVDMQDSGQIYVDGKLICDTVFRIPPERRNTGLMFQDFALFPHLSVAENVAFGLSGSRSEKAARVRELLGRVGLARFEESYPHELSGGEQQRVALARALAPRPRLMLMDEPFSGLDNRLRDEIRDETLDVLKQEDTGVLLVTHEPDEAMRMADEIALMRAGKIVQRGAPYNIYNAPRDKEAVGFFSDINVIDGVVRGALTDTPFGQFLAPGVPDGQAVEIVIRPQHFKIDFDRDGRGPDPTPSDGAAARGVVERARFMGNESLVEFRMDHDGSKLRVTVPNVFLPSVGKALWLSIRRDRCFVFPKVA; this is translated from the coding sequence GTGACAAAGCTCCCCCCGAGGCTCGATATTCGCAATCTCAAGCGCTCTTTTGAGGGGCGCGTTGTTGTGGATGATGTGTCGCTCACGATTGAACCTGGGCAGGTGACCTGTCTGTTGGGGCCGTCTGGCTGCGGCAAATCGACCACGCTGCGCATGATTGCGGGGGTGGATATGCAGGACAGCGGGCAGATTTATGTTGATGGGAAGCTGATCTGCGACACGGTGTTTCGTATTCCGCCTGAGCGGCGCAACACGGGGCTAATGTTTCAGGATTTTGCGCTGTTTCCGCATTTGAGTGTAGCGGAAAATGTGGCCTTTGGCCTCAGTGGCTCACGAAGTGAGAAGGCGGCGCGGGTGCGTGAGCTTTTGGGACGGGTCGGGCTTGCGCGCTTTGAGGAGAGTTATCCTCACGAGCTTTCAGGCGGGGAGCAGCAGCGCGTTGCTTTGGCGCGGGCGCTAGCGCCACGGCCACGGCTGATGCTGATGGATGAGCCGTTTTCCGGCCTTGATAACCGCCTGCGCGACGAAATCCGCGATGAGACGCTGGATGTGCTCAAGCAAGAGGACACGGGCGTTTTGCTTGTGACGCATGAGCCTGATGAGGCGATGCGCATGGCCGACGAGATCGCTTTGATGCGCGCGGGCAAGATTGTGCAACGCGGTGCCCCTTACAATATTTACAATGCGCCGCGTGATAAGGAAGCTGTCGGATTTTTCAGTGATATCAACGTGATCGACGGCGTCGTGCGCGGTGCGCTGACGGATACGCCTTTTGGGCAGTTTCTCGCACCAGGGGTTCCCGACGGGCAGGCTGTGGAGATTGTCATTCGTCCGCAGCACTTCAAGATTGATTTTGACCGTGATGGGCGCGGCCCTGATCCGACGCCGAGCGACGGCGCTGCGGCGCGGGGTGTTGTGGAGCGCGCACGCTTTATGGGCAATGAGAGTCTTGTCGAATTTCGTATGGATCACGACGGATCCAAGCTGCGCGTGACGGTTCCGAATGTGTTTTTGCCCTCGGTGGGCAAAGCGCTCTGGCTGTCGATCCGCCGTGATCGCTGCTTTGTTTTTCCGAAGGTGGCATGA
- a CDS encoding DUF1330 domain-containing protein: MAKAYWVAHVDVSDPQVYEKYKAANAAPFAEFGARFIVRGGDQEVREGTVRSRTVVIEFPSYEAAVACYDSPDYQAAFDIRKEVSIGDMVIVKGYED, translated from the coding sequence ATGGCCAAAGCTTATTGGGTTGCACATGTCGACGTGTCAGATCCGCAGGTTTACGAGAAATACAAAGCTGCCAATGCGGCTCCGTTCGCTGAGTTTGGCGCGCGCTTTATCGTACGCGGTGGTGACCAAGAGGTGCGCGAAGGCACAGTCCGCTCCCGCACCGTTGTCATCGAGTTTCCAAGCTACGAGGCCGCGGTTGCCTGCTATGACAGCCCCGACTACCAAGCCGCTTTTGACATCCGCAAAGAGGTCTCCATCGGGGACATGGTGATCGTGAAGGGCTATGAAGACTGA
- a CDS encoding precorrin-6A/cobalt-precorrin-6A reductase — protein MKRLLLLAGAGEARAVAQGLADVGAAAVASLEGSARFLSGLALPTRHGGFGGAAGFERYLDEQEIAAVLDVTHPFAEEISARTAASCAARGLPYALLWRPAWQPDVGDDWVALENEAAAAAHIPAGSTVFVATGRRGLAGFANLRNCEVIARRIAEAAPEPFPFAGGRYLASVAPFSVAEEEALFRQLGVDWLVVKNAGGEGARPKLHAARNLGLKVGMIARPAPPEGVTLLATVEEALDWARAHG, from the coding sequence ATGAAGAGGCTCCTGCTTCTGGCGGGGGCAGGTGAAGCCCGAGCTGTGGCTCAAGGGCTAGCAGATGTGGGCGCTGCGGCGGTCGCATCACTGGAAGGCTCAGCGCGGTTTCTGAGTGGTCTGGCGCTGCCGACACGCCACGGCGGCTTTGGTGGCGCAGCAGGGTTTGAGCGCTATCTGGATGAACAAGAGATTGCTGCGGTTTTGGATGTGACCCATCCCTTTGCCGAAGAGATCAGCGCACGCACCGCCGCGAGTTGTGCCGCGCGGGGTCTGCCCTATGCGCTTTTGTGGCGGCCCGCGTGGCAGCCTGACGTGGGAGACGACTGGGTGGCGCTTGAGAATGAAGCGGCGGCGGCTGCACATATCCCCGCGGGATCGACTGTTTTTGTTGCGACGGGGCGGCGGGGGCTCGCGGGCTTTGCCAATCTGCGTAACTGTGAGGTGATTGCGCGGCGGATCGCTGAGGCGGCGCCTGAGCCCTTTCCTTTTGCTGGCGGGCGCTATCTGGCCAGTGTTGCGCCGTTTAGCGTTGCTGAGGAAGAAGCGCTTTTTCGGCAGCTTGGGGTCGATTGGCTTGTGGTCAAGAACGCAGGCGGGGAGGGCGCTCGGCCCAAGTTGCACGCGGCTCGCAACCTTGGGCTGAAGGTGGGGATGATTGCGCGGCCAGCGCCGCCTGAGGGTGTCACGCTATTGGCGACAGTTGAAGAGGCTTTGGACTGGGCGCGGGCGCATGGATGA
- a CDS encoding DUF1330 domain-containing protein: MSKGYWVGQFDVTDDAIFNTYTLANIEPFKEYGARFVVRGGSQENPEGSWRSRTVVIEFPSYEAAVACYNDPKYRAAMAVRKLASIGDIVIVEGYEG, translated from the coding sequence GTGAGCAAAGGCTATTGGGTTGGTCAGTTTGATGTCACCGATGATGCAATCTTCAACACCTATACACTCGCAAACATTGAGCCTTTCAAAGAATATGGCGCTCGGTTTGTCGTGCGCGGAGGGTCTCAGGAAAACCCCGAGGGCAGCTGGCGCAGCCGCACCGTCGTTATTGAATTTCCAAGCTATGAAGCCGCTGTTGCTTGCTATAACGATCCCAAATATCGAGCGGCGATGGCCGTGCGCAAGCTCGCTTCAATCGGAGATATCGTAATTGTTGAAGGCTATGAGGGCTGA
- a CDS encoding DUF6614 family protein: protein MNIYHCEIDLRDNAKALVFAVAVEAWMEHLLSQKVILGWRLCRRKLGFGAPQSRDFLLEIEVKDMTQLDQAFRYAGQVDEEIEQLYTTMHQMVGECDIGLYRPFPDPERAERMALI from the coding sequence ATGAATATTTATCACTGCGAGATTGACCTGCGTGACAATGCGAAGGCGCTTGTCTTTGCTGTGGCTGTTGAGGCTTGGATGGAGCATTTGCTCAGTCAGAAAGTTATCTTGGGTTGGCGCTTGTGCCGCCGCAAGCTTGGCTTTGGGGCGCCGCAGTCACGAGATTTTCTGCTTGAGATCGAAGTCAAGGACATGACCCAGCTTGATCAGGCGTTTCGCTATGCGGGGCAAGTCGATGAGGAGATCGAGCAGCTCTATACCACCATGCATCAGATGGTGGGGGAGTGCGACATTGGGCTCTATCGCCCGTTTCCAGACCCCGAGCGCGCAGAGCGCATGGCGCTGATCTGA
- a CDS encoding CTP synthase, which produces MARYIFITGGVVSSLGKGLASAALGALLQARGFSVRLRKLDPYLNVDPGTMSPFEHGEVFVTDDGAETDLDLGHYERFTGVAARKTDSVSSGRVYSNVLEKERRGDYLGKTIQVIPHVTNEIKDFIEIGDDEVDFMLCEIGGTVGDIEGLPFFEAIRQFAQERPRGQCIFMHLTLLPYLAASGELKTKPTQHSVKELRSIGLQPDVLVCRSEQIIPEKERAKIALFCNVRPEAVIPAYDLKSIYEAPLAYHQAGLDQAVLDAFQISPAPKPELKVWEDVKDRITTTDGEINVAIVGKYTQLEDAYKSIKEALMHGGMANRVKVNVDWVDAEVFDKGDAAPHLEGYHAILVPGGFGERGTEGKIKAAQFARERKVPYLGICLGMQMAVIEAARNVAKIKDAGSEEFDHEAGKKRFEPVVYHLKEWVQGNYTVTRKETDDKGGTMRLGAYDATLAEGSKVAEVYGTTAIEERHRHRYEVDVKYREQLEACGLTFSGMSPDGRLPEIVEWKDHPWFIGVQFHPELKSKPFAPHPLFADFVRAAVETSRLV; this is translated from the coding sequence ATGGCACGTTACATTTTCATTACGGGTGGTGTTGTTTCCTCGTTGGGCAAGGGCCTCGCCTCTGCGGCCCTCGGAGCGCTCCTGCAAGCCCGCGGATTTTCGGTGCGCCTGCGCAAACTTGATCCATACCTCAATGTTGATCCAGGAACCATGTCGCCCTTTGAGCATGGCGAAGTCTTCGTCACGGACGATGGTGCCGAAACCGATCTTGATCTGGGCCACTACGAACGCTTCACAGGCGTTGCCGCACGCAAGACTGACTCGGTCAGCTCGGGACGCGTCTATTCCAACGTTCTCGAAAAAGAGCGCCGCGGTGATTATCTGGGCAAAACCATTCAGGTCATTCCACATGTCACCAATGAAATCAAAGACTTCATCGAAATTGGCGATGATGAGGTCGACTTCATGCTCTGCGAAATCGGCGGTACAGTGGGCGATATCGAAGGCCTGCCATTCTTCGAGGCGATTCGTCAGTTCGCCCAAGAGCGCCCCCGCGGCCAGTGCATTTTCATGCACTTAACCTTGCTGCCCTATCTTGCGGCGTCTGGTGAACTGAAAACCAAACCAACCCAACACTCCGTCAAAGAGCTGCGCTCCATCGGCCTTCAGCCCGATGTACTTGTCTGCCGCTCCGAGCAGATCATCCCCGAGAAAGAGCGCGCCAAAATCGCGCTGTTCTGTAACGTGCGCCCCGAGGCGGTCATCCCTGCCTATGACTTGAAATCCATCTATGAGGCCCCGCTGGCCTATCACCAAGCGGGCCTTGACCAAGCTGTTCTGGACGCCTTCCAGATCAGCCCTGCGCCCAAGCCCGAGCTCAAAGTCTGGGAAGATGTCAAAGACCGCATCACAACCACAGACGGCGAAATCAATGTCGCCATCGTGGGCAAATACACACAGCTTGAAGACGCCTATAAGTCGATCAAGGAAGCGCTCATGCACGGCGGCATGGCCAACCGCGTCAAAGTCAATGTCGATTGGGTCGATGCGGAAGTCTTTGATAAAGGCGACGCAGCCCCTCACCTTGAAGGCTATCACGCCATCCTCGTGCCCGGCGGGTTTGGTGAACGCGGCACAGAAGGCAAGATCAAGGCCGCCCAGTTCGCCCGCGAGCGCAAAGTGCCTTACCTCGGCATCTGTCTGGGGATGCAAATGGCCGTTATCGAGGCCGCCCGCAACGTGGCCAAAATCAAGGATGCAGGCTCTGAGGAGTTTGACCATGAAGCAGGCAAAAAGCGTTTTGAACCAGTGGTTTACCACCTGAAAGAATGGGTTCAGGGAAATTACACCGTAACCCGCAAGGAAACTGACGACAAAGGCGGCACCATGCGTCTTGGCGCCTATGATGCCACGCTCGCCGAAGGCTCCAAGGTTGCCGAAGTCTACGGCACAACCGCCATCGAAGAGCGTCACCGCCACCGCTACGAAGTCGATGTGAAGTACCGCGAACAGCTCGAAGCTTGCGGGCTGACCTTCTCAGGCATGTCCCCTGATGGTCGCCTACCCGAGATTGTGGAGTGGAAAGATCATCCCTGGTTTATTGGCGTGCAGTTCCATCCAGAGCTAAAGTCAAAGCCCTTCGCGCCGCATCCGCTCTTCGCTGATTTCGTGCGCGCAGCTGTTGAGACATCCCGCCTCGTCTAA
- a CDS encoding DUF2842 domain-containing protein: MFDNLSFKMRRWLVLLVLLVGMPLYIVAAVSAVGWLEGVFGRLPLLVELIVYVGLGLAWIFPFKGLFKGIGKPDPDAAPIKWDDEV, from the coding sequence ATGTTTGACAACCTGAGCTTCAAGATGCGGCGCTGGCTTGTTTTGCTGGTGCTGCTGGTCGGGATGCCGCTTTATATCGTGGCGGCTGTCAGCGCTGTTGGTTGGCTGGAAGGCGTCTTTGGGCGGCTGCCTCTGCTTGTCGAGCTGATTGTCTATGTGGGCCTTGGGTTGGCGTGGATTTTCCCGTTCAAGGGCCTTTTCAAAGGGATTGGCAAGCCTGATCCTGACGCCGCTCCGATCAAATGGGATGACGAGGTGTAA
- a CDS encoding DUF6524 family protein — MGYILRVLAAFGLLSLTYNPTQYNFARWAEANWSAQMPLAVLFGLLLLVGYIIYLRATLRSIGLFGMCLVLALVAALLWVASDYGWLSFENPTVNIWLAIVALSVVLGIGLSWSHVRRALSGQADMDDVDE, encoded by the coding sequence ATGGGTTACATTTTACGCGTCTTGGCCGCCTTTGGCCTCTTGAGCCTGACTTACAATCCAACCCAATATAATTTTGCGCGTTGGGCCGAGGCCAATTGGAGCGCTCAAATGCCTCTGGCCGTACTTTTCGGGCTTCTGCTCCTTGTCGGCTACATTATCTACCTAAGAGCCACGCTGCGCTCGATCGGCCTCTTTGGTATGTGTCTTGTCCTCGCGTTGGTCGCCGCCCTGCTCTGGGTTGCGTCCGACTACGGCTGGCTCAGCTTTGAAAACCCGACTGTCAACATCTGGCTCGCCATCGTGGCGCTCTCCGTTGTCCTCGGGATCGGCCTCAGCTGGAGCCATGTGCGCCGCGCACTCTCGGGACAGGCCGATATGGATGATGTTGACGAATAA
- a CDS encoding adenylosuccinate synthase, translating into MANVVVVGAQWGDEGKGKIVDWLSERADVIARFQGGHNAGHTLVIDGKVYKLHALPSGVVRGGKLSVIGNGVVLDPWHLMNEIETVRAQGVEISPETLMIAENTPLILPIHGELDRAREEAASKGTKIGTTGRGIGPCYEDKVGRRAIRVADLADEATLIARVDRALQHHDPLRKGLGIEPVDREALIKALQDIAGQLLPYAAPVWKVLSEKRKAGKRILFEGAQGALLDIDFGTYPFVTSSNVIAGQAATGVGIGPGSIDFVLGIVKAYTTRVGEGPFPTELEDADGERLGTRGHEFGTTTGRKRRCGWFDAALLRQTCATSGVNGIALTKLDVLDGFETLKICVGYDLDGERLDYLPSAADAQARCTPIYEEMKGWSESTEGARSWADLPAEAIKYVRRVEELIDCPVAMVSTSPEREDTILVTDPFQD; encoded by the coding sequence ATGGCAAATGTAGTGGTTGTCGGCGCACAATGGGGCGACGAGGGCAAAGGCAAGATTGTGGACTGGCTTTCAGAGCGCGCGGATGTGATTGCGCGCTTTCAGGGCGGGCACAATGCGGGCCATACGCTTGTTATTGATGGCAAAGTTTACAAGCTGCATGCGCTGCCTTCGGGTGTGGTGCGCGGCGGTAAGCTAAGCGTGATCGGCAACGGTGTCGTGCTTGACCCTTGGCATCTGATGAATGAGATCGAGACTGTGCGCGCACAGGGCGTCGAGATCAGCCCAGAGACACTGATGATTGCGGAAAACACACCGCTGATCCTGCCGATTCACGGGGAACTTGATCGCGCCCGCGAAGAAGCCGCGAGCAAAGGCACAAAAATCGGAACAACAGGACGGGGCATTGGCCCATGCTATGAAGACAAAGTCGGCCGTCGCGCGATCCGTGTGGCCGATCTTGCGGATGAGGCCACGCTGATTGCGCGTGTTGACCGCGCGCTTCAGCACCATGACCCGCTGCGCAAAGGCCTTGGCATCGAGCCTGTCGATCGGGAGGCGCTGATCAAGGCGCTGCAAGATATTGCAGGACAGCTTCTGCCCTATGCGGCGCCTGTCTGGAAAGTGCTGAGCGAGAAGCGCAAAGCTGGCAAGCGGATTTTGTTTGAAGGGGCGCAGGGCGCGCTTTTGGATATTGATTTTGGCACATATCCGTTTGTGACAAGCTCCAATGTGATCGCGGGGCAAGCGGCGACGGGCGTTGGCATCGGGCCTGGCTCGATTGATTTTGTGCTTGGAATTGTAAAGGCTTATACCACACGCGTGGGCGAGGGGCCTTTCCCCACAGAGCTTGAGGACGCGGACGGCGAGCGTCTTGGCACGCGTGGCCACGAATTTGGCACAACAACGGGGCGCAAGCGGCGCTGTGGCTGGTTTGACGCGGCTCTGCTGCGCCAGACGTGCGCGACGAGCGGTGTGAACGGGATTGCGCTCACCAAGCTCGATGTTCTGGACGGGTTTGAGACGCTGAAAATCTGTGTGGGCTATGATCTGGACGGTGAACGCCTTGATTATCTGCCATCTGCGGCAGACGCGCAGGCGCGCTGCACGCCGATCTATGAGGAAATGAAGGGCTGGTCTGAAAGCACTGAGGGCGCGCGCTCTTGGGCCGATCTGCCTGCGGAGGCGATCAAATATGTACGCCGTGTGGAAGAGCTGATCGACTGCCCTGTGGCAATGGTCAGCACGAGCCCAGAGCGCGAAGATACGATCCTTGTCACTGACCCGTTTCAGGACTGA
- a CDS encoding methyltransferase domain-containing protein produces the protein MQHESVQNYYGKVLQSSADLQTNACCSPEDMPEYVKRVLSKVHDEVLMRYYGCGLVMPHVLKGARVLDLGCGAGRDVYALAQLVGPEGHVTGVDMTDEQLDVARAHQGWHAEQFGYQNTSFHKGFIEKLDQLPVEAGSFDVIVSNCVINLATDKEAVLRGAYGLLKAGGEMYFSDVYADRRVPAAMAADEVLYGECLSGALYWNDFLSFAKRAGFDDPRLVTQRELTIENPALEARVAPLRFNSSTYRLFKLEGLEPACEDYGQAVIYKGTIETAPHGFQLDDHHYMEAGKVFAVCGNTWKMLAETRHAEHFEFIGDFSKHYGIFEGCGGESPFERDAATGGALSCC, from the coding sequence ATGCAGCACGAATCTGTTCAGAATTATTATGGAAAAGTGCTGCAGAGCAGTGCGGACTTGCAGACCAACGCCTGCTGTAGCCCTGAGGACATGCCTGAGTATGTGAAGCGGGTGCTCTCCAAGGTGCATGACGAAGTCTTGATGCGCTACTATGGCTGTGGGCTCGTGATGCCCCATGTGCTGAAGGGCGCGCGGGTGCTTGATCTGGGCTGTGGAGCGGGGCGCGATGTGTATGCACTGGCGCAGCTTGTCGGGCCTGAGGGGCATGTGACGGGCGTTGATATGACTGATGAGCAGCTTGACGTTGCCCGCGCCCATCAAGGCTGGCATGCGGAGCAATTCGGCTATCAAAATACCAGTTTTCATAAGGGTTTCATCGAAAAACTTGATCAGCTGCCTGTTGAGGCAGGGAGTTTTGATGTGATCGTGTCCAACTGTGTGATCAATCTGGCGACAGATAAGGAAGCCGTTTTGCGTGGAGCATACGGGCTTTTGAAGGCGGGGGGCGAGATGTATTTTTCCGATGTTTATGCCGACCGCCGTGTGCCTGCTGCGATGGCTGCGGATGAAGTATTGTATGGGGAGTGCCTGTCGGGGGCGCTCTATTGGAACGACTTTTTGAGCTTTGCGAAGCGGGCAGGCTTTGACGATCCGCGGCTCGTGACACAGCGCGAGCTGACGATTGAGAACCCTGCCTTGGAGGCGCGGGTTGCGCCTTTACGGTTTAACTCTTCGACCTACCGACTGTTTAAGCTCGAGGGGCTGGAGCCCGCGTGCGAGGATTATGGGCAGGCGGTGATTTACAAGGGCACGATCGAGACGGCGCCGCACGGGTTTCAACTTGATGATCACCACTACATGGAGGCGGGGAAGGTCTTTGCGGTATGTGGCAACACATGGAAGATGCTGGCGGAGACGCGCCACGCCGAGCACTTTGAGTTTATTGGCGATTTTTCAAAGCACTATGGCATTTTTGAAGGCTGTGGAGGCGAAAGCCCTTTTGAACGAGATGCGGCAACGGGTGGGGCGTTGAGCTGTTGCTAG
- the secG gene encoding preprotein translocase subunit SecG, which translates to MENVVLIVHLILALALIGVVLMQRSEGGGLGMGGGGGGVSGRAAATALGKVTWILAIAFICTSISLTIIAAQKSAGGSVIDRLSDVTAPEAVEEQSTTDTLLPPAEGDDAPLVPSAD; encoded by the coding sequence ATGGAAAACGTCGTTCTTATCGTCCATCTTATTTTGGCTTTGGCCCTCATCGGTGTTGTGCTTATGCAGCGCTCCGAAGGCGGCGGCCTTGGCATGGGCGGCGGCGGTGGCGGCGTTTCAGGGCGCGCAGCTGCGACAGCCCTTGGCAAAGTCACATGGATCCTTGCGATTGCTTTTATTTGTACATCTATTTCGCTGACAATTATCGCAGCGCAAAAATCTGCTGGTGGCTCCGTCATTGACCGCCTCAGCGATGTGACAGCGCCCGAAGCTGTGGAAGAACAGAGCACAACAGATACGCTCTTGCCCCCCGCAGAAGGCGACGATGCGCCGCTCGTTCCATCAGCCGACTAA